Proteins encoded together in one Microbacterium sp. zg-Y625 window:
- a CDS encoding LacI family DNA-binding transcriptional regulator, producing MTTRGATRVGVRDVAARAGVSSQTVSRVLNDHPHIRDETRGRVLEAMAALGYRVNNAARSLGTATTRTLGVIASDATLYGPAVGIAALETAARTAGRWIATAYADAADAASVTAAADHLLAQGVDGIVVVAPHARTLDALATVGLPVAELHGGPGAARQREGAAAAVRHLVDLGHTRIAHLAGPADWREAAARGEGVERALAEAGLTPGPRWEGDWSAADGARRAAEVVAAVQAPAGPTAVVVANDQMALGLMAALADLGVDVPGDVSVTGFDDNPDAAFYRPALTTVRLDIVGEARRCIGEVLGVEAPDLPDLPAPPTLVARASTSTP from the coding sequence ATGACGACACGCGGTGCCACCCGGGTGGGCGTGCGCGACGTGGCCGCGCGCGCGGGGGTGTCGTCGCAGACCGTCTCCCGTGTCCTCAACGACCACCCGCACATCCGCGACGAGACCCGCGGGCGGGTGCTCGAGGCGATGGCCGCCCTCGGCTACCGGGTGAACAACGCGGCACGCTCGCTCGGGACCGCCACCACCCGCACCCTCGGGGTGATCGCGTCGGATGCCACGCTGTACGGTCCCGCCGTCGGCATCGCGGCGCTCGAGACCGCGGCGCGCACGGCGGGCCGCTGGATCGCCACGGCCTATGCCGATGCGGCGGACGCGGCATCGGTCACCGCGGCCGCCGACCACCTGCTCGCGCAGGGCGTCGATGGGATCGTCGTCGTCGCCCCCCACGCCCGCACCCTCGACGCGCTCGCCACCGTTGGTCTTCCGGTCGCGGAGCTGCACGGCGGGCCGGGCGCCGCGCGCCAGCGCGAGGGTGCCGCCGCCGCGGTGCGCCACCTCGTCGATCTGGGCCACACGCGCATCGCGCACCTCGCCGGCCCGGCGGACTGGCGCGAGGCGGCCGCGCGCGGCGAGGGCGTGGAGCGCGCGCTGGCCGAAGCCGGGCTGACTCCCGGCCCGCGCTGGGAGGGCGACTGGTCGGCGGCCGACGGCGCCCGGCGCGCGGCGGAGGTCGTCGCGGCGGTGCAGGCACCCGCCGGCCCGACGGCAGTAGTCGTCGCCAACGACCAGATGGCGCTCGGCCTCATGGCCGCCCTGGCCGACCTCGGGGTCGACGTGCCGGGCGACGTGAGTGTCACGGGCTTCGACGACAATCCGGATGCCGCGTTCTACCGCCCCGCCCTCACCACCGTGCGGCTGGACATCGTCGGCGAGGCGCGTCGCTGCATCGGCGAGGTGCTGGGCGTCGAAGCCCCGGACCTCCCCGACCTCCCGGCGCCGCCGACCCTGGTCGCGCGCGCCTCGACGTCGACCCCATGA
- a CDS encoding xylulokinase, with amino-acid sequence MAEAIRSGRTSLGIELGSTRIKACLVGENPTDVLAVGSHAWENRFEERLWTYSLEDVWSGLQSAYADLVADVQARYGVVPDTFGAIGVSAMMHGYLAFDAAGELLVPFRTWRNTNTGPAVAALTELFEVNIPHRWSIAHLYQAVLDDEPHVPQLDFFTTLAGYVHWRLTGRRVLGVGDASGMFPIDPATRGYDPELLARFAGLGTGLDLAALLPEVLVAGAPAGDLTPEGAALLDPAGTLRPGIPLCPPEGDAGTGMVATNAVAPRTGNVSAGTSIFAMVVLERPLAQAHHELDLVTTPAGDPVAMVHCNNGASELAAWAAMFARFAEAAGTPLEVDAVYDTLFREALAGDADAGGLLAYNHLAGEPIAGLDEGRPLFVRTPDSTFTLANAMRAQLYGVFGTLALGMRVLDDEGVALDRMFAHGGMFRTAGVAQRFLAGALGAPVAVGDTAAEGGAWGIAVLAAYLGHAPATDLATYLDRHVFAGADVTVAEPDPEDVAGFAAYLDRYRAGLAIEAAAVAAL; translated from the coding sequence ATCGCCGAGGCCATCCGCAGCGGCCGCACGTCGCTCGGCATCGAGCTGGGCTCGACCCGCATCAAGGCGTGCCTCGTCGGCGAGAACCCCACCGATGTGCTCGCCGTCGGCAGCCATGCGTGGGAGAACCGCTTCGAGGAGCGCCTGTGGACCTACTCGCTCGAGGATGTCTGGTCGGGGCTGCAGAGCGCGTACGCCGACCTCGTCGCCGATGTGCAGGCCCGCTACGGTGTCGTGCCCGACACGTTCGGTGCGATCGGCGTCTCGGCGATGATGCACGGCTACCTGGCCTTCGACGCCGCGGGGGAGCTTCTGGTGCCCTTCCGCACCTGGCGCAATACGAACACCGGCCCGGCCGTGGCCGCGCTCACCGAGCTGTTCGAGGTCAACATCCCGCACCGCTGGTCGATCGCCCACCTCTACCAGGCCGTGCTCGACGACGAGCCCCACGTGCCGCAGCTGGACTTCTTCACGACCCTCGCCGGCTACGTGCACTGGCGCCTGACCGGCCGCAGGGTGCTCGGCGTCGGCGATGCGTCGGGCATGTTCCCCATCGACCCGGCGACGCGGGGATACGACCCCGAGCTGCTGGCGCGCTTCGCCGGTCTCGGCACCGGTCTCGACCTCGCGGCCCTCCTCCCCGAGGTGCTCGTCGCGGGCGCGCCCGCCGGCGATCTCACCCCCGAGGGCGCGGCCCTCCTCGACCCCGCAGGCACCCTCCGCCCCGGCATCCCGCTCTGCCCGCCCGAGGGCGATGCCGGCACCGGCATGGTCGCCACGAACGCGGTCGCCCCGCGCACCGGCAACGTCAGCGCCGGCACCAGCATCTTCGCGATGGTCGTCCTCGAGCGGCCTCTGGCGCAGGCCCACCACGAGCTCGACCTCGTGACGACCCCCGCCGGCGACCCCGTCGCGATGGTGCACTGCAACAACGGCGCCAGCGAGCTGGCGGCCTGGGCGGCCATGTTCGCCCGGTTCGCCGAGGCTGCGGGCACGCCCCTCGAGGTGGATGCCGTGTACGACACCCTCTTCCGCGAGGCGCTGGCCGGAGACGCCGACGCGGGCGGCCTCCTCGCCTACAACCACCTCGCCGGCGAGCCCATCGCCGGGCTCGACGAGGGGAGGCCGCTGTTCGTCCGCACTCCCGACAGCACGTTCACGCTCGCCAACGCCATGCGTGCCCAGCTCTACGGCGTCTTCGGCACCCTCGCCCTCGGCATGCGGGTGCTCGACGACGAGGGTGTGGCGCTCGATCGCATGTTCGCCCACGGGGGCATGTTCCGCACCGCGGGCGTCGCCCAGCGCTTCCTCGCCGGCGCACTCGGCGCCCCCGTCGCCGTGGGCGACACCGCGGCCGAGGGCGGCGCCTGGGGCATCGCCGTGCTGGCCGCCTACCTGGGCCACGCGCCCGCCACCGACCTCGCGACCTACCTCGACCGCCACGTCTTCGCCGGAGCCGACGTCACCGTCGCCGAGCCCGACCCCGAAGACGTCGCCGGATTCGCCGCCTACCTCGACCGCTACCGCGCCGGCCTCGCCATCGAAGCCGCCGCGGTCGCCGCCCTCTGA